A genomic region of Trifolium pratense cultivar HEN17-A07 linkage group LG3, ARS_RC_1.1, whole genome shotgun sequence contains the following coding sequences:
- the LOC123917052 gene encoding protein kinase PINOID-like, with amino-acid sequence MLETGARDSELSSMSSESICSTSFSRLSFDLLPPSPESLSIKPHRSSDFAYSAIRSAAFRRKSALTFRDFHLLRRIGAGDIGTVYLCRLRNEKEEDTCCLYAMKVVDKDAVALKKKSQRAEMERKILKMLDHPFLPTLYAEFEASHFSCIVMEFCSGGDLHSLRHKHPHNRLPLPSARFYAAEVLVAMEYLHMLGIIYRDLKPENVLVRSDGHIMLSDFDLSLCSDAIPAVESSDILKDPVFPSTLPYTRSRSLPTPFTCFSNRLFKSRKVQTVQPNRLFVAEPVSARSCSFVGTHEYVSPEVAAGNSHGNAVDWWSFGIFIYELIYGYTPFAAPSNKATLRNILKKPLTFPTATSSSTLEFHARELISGLLNKDPAQRLGSKRGAADVKKHPFFKGINLALIRMFTPPEVPGSRRTKTTPLYSGKSNGSSKRQQTASFDIFF; translated from the exons ATGTTAGAAACTGGTGCACGTGATTCTGAGTTAAGTTCAATGAGCAGTGAAAGCATTTGCAGCACTAGTTTCAGTCGTCTTTCATTCGACCTACTTCCACCTTCTCCAGAAAGTCTCTCCATCAAGCCTCACCGTTCTTCCGATTTCGCCTACTCTGCAATCCGTTCCGCCGCATTTCGCCGCAAATCCGCTCTAACTTTCCGTGACTTCCATCTCCTCCGCCGTATCGGTGCTGGAGACATCGGAACAGTTTACCTCTGCCGTCTCAGAAACGAAAAAGAAGAAGACACGTGTTGCTTGTATGCGATGAAGGTTGTTGATAAAGACGCTGTTGCGTTGAAGAAGAAATCACAGAGAGCTGAAATGGAGAGAAAAATTCTGAAAATGCTTGATCATCCTTTTCTCCCTACACTCTACGCTGAATTTGAAGCTTCTCATTTTTCTTGCATTGTTATGGAGTTTTGTTCCGGTGGTGACTTGCATTCCCTCCGCCACAAACACCCTCATAACCGTCTTCCTCTTCCTTCCGCCAG ATTTTATGCGGCTGAGGTATTGGTGGCTATGGAGTATCTTCACATGTTAGGAATCATTTACAGAGATCTAAAGCCTGAGAATGTTTTAGTTAGATCCGACGGTCATATCATGCTATCAGATTTCGATCTTTCACTTTGCTCTGATGCAATCCCAGCCGTTGAATCATCAGACATTTTAAAAGATCCCGTGTTTCCATCAACATTACCCTACACTCGCTCGCGTTCTTTGCCTACTCCATTCACTTGCTTTTCAAACCGGTTATTTAAGTCACGTAAGGTTCAAACCGTTCAACCGAACCGGCTTTTTGTTGCTGAACCGGTTTCTGCTCGGTCTTGTTCTTTTGTTGGAACACATGAATATGTCTCGCCGGAAGTTGCTGCCGGAAACTCTCACGGCAACGCCGTAGACTGGTGGTCGTTTGGGATATTCATCTATGAGCTTATATATGGGTATACTCCGTTTGCGGCTCCATCGAATAAAGCTACACTGCGCAACATCTTAAAAAAACCATTAACCTTTCCTACAGCCACGTCCTCAAGCACGCTTGAATTTCACGCGCGTGAGTTAATATCCGGGTTGCTTAACAAAGATCCAGCTCAACGGCTCGGGTCAAAGCGCGGCGCGGCTGACGTAAAGAAGCATCCGTTTTTCAAAGGGATTAATTTGGCGCTGATTCGTATGTTTACGCCGCCTGAAGTTCCTGGCTCAAGAAGGACCAAAACGACACCGTTGTACAGTGGGAAGAGTAATGGTAGTAGTAAACGGCAACAAACGGCGTCGtttgatattttcttttga
- the LOC123917053 gene encoding glucan endo-1,3-beta-glucosidase: MRKKVWFFLCLAFMECYLGMARGIVVEEKSDAVLPAPEVTMSPPEGNTTFIDGITYCVAQPGVSQVDLQNALDWACGLGMADCKAIQKGGLCYEPDTLVSHASYAFNSYYQTNGNSDIACNFGGTATLTKQNPSYGSCDYSSPGSVGSYAPPSLARQDQSLVWLKLILPLLLFSYYWI, translated from the exons ATGAGAAAAAAAGTATGGTTTTTTCTTTGCCTTGCTTTCATGGAATGCTATTTGG gcATGGCTAGGGGAATTGTGGTGGAAGAGAAATCAGATGCAGTACTTCCAGCTCCAGAGGTAACAATGTCACCACCAGAAGGCAACACTACATTCATTGATGGCATAACATATTGTGTGGCACAGCCTGGTGTTTCACAAGTTGACTTGCAGAATGCTCTTGATTGGGCTTGTGGACTTGGAATGGCTGATTGTAAAGCTATACAGAAAGGTGGACTTTGTTATGAACCAGACACACTTGTTTCTCATGCTTCTTATGCTTTCAACAGCTATTATCAGACTAATGGAAATTCTGATATTGCTTGCAATTTTGGAGGAACTGCtacattgacaaaacagaatcCAA GTTATGGAAGTTGTGACTATTCTTCACCTGGATCTGTTGGTTCTTATGCTCCACCTTCATTGGCAAGGCAGGACCAAAGTTTAGTGTGGTTGAAGCTCATTCTTCCTCTGCTATTGTTTTCATATTATTGGATTTGA